Genomic window (Peromyscus maniculatus bairdii isolate BWxNUB_F1_BW_parent chromosome 10, HU_Pman_BW_mat_3.1, whole genome shotgun sequence):
aTGGTGGGCTGGTCACTTTAGATAACTAATATCTATTACTTCTAAAGTGTTGTGAAAAAATGTGCTCTTCAGATAAGACAAATAAGATCATTCCCTAAAGTACTTTTGGAATAAAAAATATGTTCCCCTATAAATTTCCACTTGAAATTCCAAAGGCCAAtatctaactttaaaaaatagttggTATACAAAAATGAGtaggttaagaaaaaaaattctgttgcTGCCACAGAAGTGTCAAGCTTTACTATTGTTGGTTCTGGTCCGTACCACTGCCTAAACAGACGGGAACTTAAGGCAGGGTATTCAGTACGTGGGTAGCAACTTCCAATGGGGAGTAAACCAACTTACTGCATCATGACAAGCGTTaatttttagtgaaaaaaaaataaaacaaaaatactagaGTGTTAtcagataaataaatgaacaggGATAGCATGCAGGTAATTTATATGTGGGAGTCAAGACGTTAAAATGAAGAACCATCACATTCCAAGTATTTGAATAGTCAGCAAGTTGATACTTTAGGAAGTAGAGTTTTCAGTCTAAGGCTAGCTGGAACGGCGTTAGAAGAACGATTTCTATCTCCGAAATTCCACCGGATCACACAGAAGACCGCAGGAGCTGATGCTTCTAAACAGCTTAGGAGCTCATCTGACCACAGGTTATCACACTCAGCCTCGAGAATGTGTaagctgtgtgtttgtgttgtgtgcacatgtatgtgtacttgCCTGTTCATGCACACGTGGAGGCCTGTGGCTGACACTGGGATGTTTGTCTAAAGCGCTCCTTCATTTTGTTTACTTGTCtggacagtctctcactgaacctgaggtcTGTGGTGCCAACTGGACAGGATGGGCAGTGTTTCTCTACTTCCCATCACTGGGACTGGAGATgagtgctgccacacccagcttatttACACGGATGCCAGGAATCCAATCTCTGGTCCTTGCATATTTCAGAAAGTactttaaccactaagccaccttcccagcccctaCTTAAGCTTTTTCTCCAAAAACTggatcatacaaataaaaatcgaCATGAACAAAAACTGAACGAGGAGCACACATACTTGAGTCTTATATAAGCTTCattcctattttctctttttcattgttcCAGTTTTGTGATGTACTTGTATGAAGGTATGGTTTATAAacgaatatctatctatctatctatctatctatctatctatctatctatctatctatctatctatctatctcttacAAAGCTAAGCTTCTCATTCATATGATCCCTTATGATAATCAAGAACTCCCTAGGCCTGTGATATAAGTATTGGGAAAGAAATAAGCATGTGGCACTTAGAGATATTAACTAGATTCTCTATCTGGGaaacaaaaacattaataaaGCTGAATAAAAACTTAGCTGGCATGAAAAAGCAGGAAAggggagtgtgtggtgtgtgtgtgtgtgtgtgtatgtgtgtgtgtgtgtgtgtgtgtgtgtacacgtgcacgcAGCCTTATGGATCAAAGAAACTTTAGATTGAGACAAATTATTACAGAATGCCGAAGGAAGGGAAGCGGTATTAGTTATGGAAAACACCACTATGGACTTTCTTCACActtgtgtttttccttctttataCCTAGAAATGCCAAGTAATTACTTGATTGTCTAGCATTTCTGACATGTTCGTTAGTATTTAACTGcaatattctcttttcccttgATGGCCTAGACTTAATCCAGTTCATTCTATATTCTTTGTCTCTCTAATAGTGAagggtttggggtttgtttttgttgttgttttaatgaaaGGTAAAATCAGTTACCAGTGCCTTAAACTACTGTGTTTTGAAAAGTTTTCAGATGAAAGTATTTAATGGACCTCACCAATTAAATATCAGAATAAGTTACTAAGTACTCAGTGAAACATCTTCGTAAGCCCTCCAAAAACCTAAAGTAGGCCTAATCAATATATTGGGGTCCTTTTTTCTAATTAGACTCATTTAGTTGGCCTTCACCAAAATGTTCCCCACTTGAAACCCAATTTCATTTTAGAATTACCAAACAGAAATCCAAGAAAAAGACTTCTTCCATGTAGTAGGGAACAGTGACCAGGAGAAAAGCCAAGCCAAGACGGTCTTGTTTAGAACTCCAGCTTAGCTATGCAATAACTTTCCAAGTGTAGACAGATGACCAAGTCCTTCTACAATGGGAAGAGAAGCCTAGACCCACACTTCCCCTAAGCATCGTGCCTGTCAGTCACACGGCACAGTGATGATGACAGTGACCCGCACTTCAGCAGTGTCTGCCTTCCACTGCCTCCCATCTTTAATGTCTACAATTGCACGCTGATCAAAGGACAGGTACATGAAAATTACACCTCGTAGTCAGAGCTCTGAATCAGTGAACTAAAACGgactgtttttctccttttcatagGAACAGTGGTCCTGTCATTtgtgaagaagaagcagcagaagaaCACCAGCACAGACCAAGTATCTCCTGAGCAGCACAGACACGGAGGATGGAAGCCATAGAGCGCGAGGAAGAACAAAAGGCTGGGCAAACAACTACCCAAGAAAGCAGAAGGCAATGACCTCAAACGAACAAGAGAAATGCAAAGATTAGGAGGAGGATTTTAACAGGAAAAAGATTTGTGCAGCTCTATTGAGAAAGAAAGGTGTATTTTAGGACTTAGAGACACGAGACTTGCTAAAGCAGGCAACTTGGAGAGTCCAAAGCCAAGAGCAAAACACTTTGCAAGGTGGAAGAAGCGTGTTATGAGTAAGCTGACAAATGCTCACAAACAAGGCATCATCTGCAAGGCTGGACTAGCCAAGCAAAAATAACCCAGAACTGTGCATGTCAACACTTACATGTACATCTAGGTTCATTAATCCTAAATGTCAGTTAGGGGAATTAAAACAACTGTCAAAAAGGTCCATTATTAAGACTTTCCCCCTTGAAGATTCAATCTATAGACTAATGAATTAttctatatatttgaaatttcacTGATTTCCTTTTCTAATAAAGCATCTTATTCCAAAGTAGCACTACTATAatctttttttgtggtttttatcaTTAGAACCTactaaaagaaagataaatttgaaaataaaatatagtataatttttaaaagaatggaaTTAATATAGACTCAAAAGTGCACCTCAAATGGGCTATTTTCCCCCAAATCAAATCAGTAGGAGCCAGGtgaaaaataatcatttattaaAATTCTATCTAACAGTTTACAAGTTGCTGAACTTTAATGTGTATTCAATGGCTGGTTATCAAAAAGAGCTCCAGATATCATCTAACTTATTGGCACCAGTCTGGTGAGGAGAAAAAAGGAGTACTCTATCAAACAGACTTGTCGTGACATCTGTTCAAACCTACCTGTACCAGGCACAAGTCCAGCACTCTTCCTTCGTGCACAAGCGCGGAAGTGGTTGGACAGGCTAACAGCACTTGTGAACGTCGTAGTGCAATGCACACATGTTCTAAGCTTCACAGGCACACCTATCAttcaaaagaaaactataatCCAGTTCTCACTTCAAAAAGGGAAATTTTCTTAGCTTAATGTGTGTAGAAAAGTACCACAGAAGATGGTCTTTGAAACGTTCGTTGAGTTGGCTTAGTGTGAATTAAGGCAGGAGTTAACAGTTAGCAGTGGCGGTTAGTATTCAGAGCTGGCCCTTGCTCCTTGGAAAGGTGGAAGGCGGCCTGACCCCCAAGCCCCTCAGCTAACTCCCACTGCTACTCTCTTGCAGATTTCTGTGTTACGCACATCATCTCTTAAGCCTATGATCATTCAACTTCGTGATTTGCATAGCACAGTTCTGCTGCGAAGGCTCAGAGCTTACAACATAccaataaagaattaaaaagtctACTTGACAAAGTGGTAATGAAATTGTTTTACCCACAAAACCGTAAAAGGCCTGACTCTAAATTAGGCTTTCTGATGAAGGCTGGGAGAAGAGGTGGTAAAACACACCACTCAACAGCTGTTAGACACAACATTTTATTCAGGGCATTTTATGTTTATTACTCTGAATGCGCAATCAATAATGCAAGTTAATGATTTGAAGTTTTCTTGAAAAAATCTTTGTGCTAAATAAATGATCAACAAGCCAATACTACCACGTGAAAGAAACCATGTTGAAAAATAAACTCTATATAAACTTTTCAGACAACTGTCACTCCCCCAAAACATTTCAATAGGTGTCATCAACACTATTATGATGGTCACAATACTGTCTCATGGTTAATTAACACACTAATATGCTCTCTGAACTTCATCCTTCTTTAAAGGAGAACACTACTAACTTTGAAAGATCGTCTCTATGGAAGAAAGCACCCTACTATCCAGAATCCTACACCAGAGAAAGCATTTTTTCTAATATTCCCCTAAATCAAAATTACAGTACAATTATTTGAGATATTTAGTGCTTACCAAGAAGCAAATCAGAATTACAGTAATTTGATTCTTTACTAATCCACTGGCCAATTTCTATTAGCTAAGACACAGTCAACATAGGCTCACATACACCACCTTCAACACTCTTcacctcaaaacaaataaacccaaaAGACCCTTCTAGGGTTTGAGTATAAACCAGACCTAAGAATACCAAAATACAGTTGGTTATTTACCTGCCACATCCTTCCCAACACATTCAAACTATTCCTTCAACGGAAAGAAACTTGGCAGACCACACCAAGAGAAGCCCCTGATCTGCTGTAGTAGAGCGCAACTGTAAAATCCAAAGGCCGAGCAAACATTTCTTCATATTCACCACAGTTCTCTCAAGGCACACCATCCCATAACACAATGAGCTTCAGAGAGGAGACGCTTGTGGGGTTAACGGCATCACACAACAGGTACCAGTCCTTTGGTCTAAAGGAGCTGTTCTGCACTGTCTTGCCTAAGCAGCAGGGCACACACCAGCAGCCCGGTTCTGAAAACagcactctgcagccctggcagaGGCGTGCCAGAGGTTGTCCCTCTCGACCGGGAAGTGTTCTCAAACACCAGCCTCTCATACTACAGCAGCGCCGATGTTCACACGTCAGTTGGCTTGGTGTAggggggtgtgtgcgtgtgcatttTGCTTTGGTCCTCAACTTACGTTCAGACCGAGAAATGAGGCAGAGACTCAGTGCTGCTGGGCATCCACTGATCGGCCATAGCAGAATAACCAACAGGCTCTGCAAATGCAGCAGCTCACACAGGAAGATGCTCAGAAAGCACTGCCCAGACGCTCCACCTCACAAAGTGCAACTCAACTGTGTTGAACTAAGTCACAAGCGCCCTCTTACCTGAGTGCATAGTCAAGTCCATTTTTTGTGGTTGATACATCAAGGGACTGTCTTCATGTAATGGAAGAACACATTTCTGGACAAATCTCTTTCTTGCTGTCTGGTTATGGATCTTCTGAGGAGAAAGAGCAGAATTCCTTTCTTCACCCATTCTTTTGTTTCTAAGAAGTTCTATCAGTGTAAGAGACTGGTTCTTTTTTCCACTGGGCAGTTCGGGTTTTGTTTCGTCACATTCATTTAGGAAACTCAGGCCTTCTTCCTCTGATGCAGACACTGACAGAGCCTCTGTCTTTAGGCCATTACGATATTCATCAAGAGGTAAAACATTCTGAGACAGGAAGTCATCACCCGATGTGAGTTTCTGAGCTACAAACGGTCTGGGAATAATGCGACGACTGTTCAGTGCCTTTAAAATCTTTTCATACTTCTCTTCATTCTGCATCATCTCATTCAGAACACAGATTGGAGATTTGTGAGCATCCCACTTAGTTTTCCCAAGTCTTTTCAGATGGCCTCTGACATGATTTGATAACCCAATCTTTGTGTCAAACCAACCACCACAGAGCTGACAAGTGTGTTCAGAAGCAGTCTCAGCCTTCTCTACAGCTAGAAGAGATTGGTGAGAGCAGCGTCAGACTCTTTGACAAACCCCCATCAATGAATTAACTCTGAAATATGAATTCTGTGATTCTAAGAAGGACCAAATTCAAACACAATTTTCAACTCCTCTGAATCTCAACAGACTTATTAGGCCCCAACTATCTCCACATGTGAACTTACCTTTTCTAACTCGCTTCACAGGCGTCGCTGCGCCAGTCCTTTTGAAATGCTGCATTTTGTCACTTGTGGCTATCTGTTCTGGTGACACAACGTGCCGGGCTTCATAGCTTAATCCTGCTCTATGAAGGTGTCCTCGGACGTGGTTGGACAGCCCAACACCTGTTTCAAATGTTGCTGGGCAATAAGGACAAGACTTCTTCTCAAGGGACAAATCAGTCCAGTGAAAAACCGAGTTATGCTTTGACAAAGGCGTTTCTGCGTTTTCCAAATGCTGAGGATCGTGTATCTCGTGTAAAAAGCTGTTGGTGCCCCCGTCTTCATAGTACTCAAAATAAAAGCCGTCGTTCTGATTGTAACTGAGGGCAGCACTGTCTCCAGGACCTTGGCTTTCCATCTTGCTTTTAAATAGGGGCAACAGGTTCACATGCTCCTGACTAAGACCACTGTAGGCTTCCCCTTCCATGGCCTGTGTAGTGTAATCACCTAGCTCCACATTGTCCCAGGAACTGTCATCTTCTGTTTCATAACTATCTTTCTTTTCAGCAGAATTAAGCTTTTGCAAAACAACAACAGTCATTTTATGCAGAAAATCAGGATAGCTATCCAAGTCTTCTCCACCAGAACTTTCCTTCTTGGAAGCCTTAACTACTCTTTTTACGGCTACACGCTTGTGATCTGGCCTTTTGGTGTCTGGGTTATGAGGgtctgaaataaaattattatgaGAATTACTCGATGATGAAAACAGATGTAAAGAGTTTAATGAATTAACCTCTTTTTTGAAAGGAAGTGGGTATGATTCACCTGATTTTTTGATCATCCTGTAGTTTTCATACTTGTGTCTATATAAATAACTGCTATTTGCCCTGGCattagatttttcttttgctgcttgATGGAAATACTTTGGCTTTTGGTCAGTGCTGCTTTTAACCGTAACATTCTTGTGAGGAGAGCTGTTTTGATTGCATGCATTTACACCAGACTGGGCAATACTTTTCCGGGCTTTTTGTATTCTATGTGGCCGCTTATGAAATTTTGATAAATTACTCGATTGTGAGCTTGATGAAAATGTTCGTTTAACATCTTGTTTTAAAGCAGAGTTCTTTGGAAATGTGGCTGACTGTTGTTTAACTAATGGCTTAGTGCAATCGACATCTACAGATTCCTCCAGGATGTCACTTTTTCTTTTGTCAAGTCCAAGAGGATTCAATGAATCAACACATGATGGGGAATGCAAATACTCCATGTGCTTTTTCAAAATACTTCTGGCTGAAGTGGTAAAGGGACACATTTTACATAGGTATGTAGCTGACTTTTTGGACGATCCTGTAACAGAGTCTTTCATCAAagtctttttttgtgttttcctctGAGTTACATCGGAACTGACGATAGGACATTTCACCGCTGCTCCATGGGCAATGCCTCGGTGGCATTCCAATTCATTTTCTGTCACTGCCATGAAGTTACactcttcacagcagtagtaCCTTTTGTCTTTCTCATGCGTTTTAGCATGTTGCACAAACGTCTTAGGGCAATTGGTACCAAACACACACTGAGGGCATTGTAATCGCGCACTTCTTCCTTCATCTTGGAGTTCTTTCAGTTCACGAATTTCTTCCATCAGCTTCTGTCTTCTTTCCTGGTGAATGATCATGTGCTTCAGCAGCGAATTGCGGTCCCGGAAAGTCCGTCCGCACTCTCTGCAGGCGTACGGCCTCGGGACGTTAAGGTGGCGAAAGTGGCTGTTTCCGTCCAGGTGGTACATCATGTGCCTGTGCAAGTGCTTCTTCTCCCGGAAGTTCACGTTGCACTTCGTGCAGGGGTAGAACGACGGCTCTTCGGGGCTGAAGGCAGCGGGGGACTCACAGTCACTCtcttcacatttctttttcaagGTGTTTGAAATCAAAGTGCGAGTATGAGCAGGTGAATTATCTTCTCCACATTTATCTGAGTTATAAACCAGATGCTGAAAAGTATCCACAGACTCCAAGTCTTCGTCAGCAGACTCCGGTTTCACTTTGGACAAAGTGTATTTCTGTGAATCTATTGCTTGTCCCTCCTCATTCTGCCCCAGAAAGTCGACTTCTAGCACTTTTGATTTATTGGGTACACGATTAGAATCACTAAAACCACCCTCTGTGTAACGAGTTATTTTGCTTACATCCATTTTTCGCTTTCTCTTTTTTTCGAGACCTACGACTTTAGGAAGAACGGGAGGTTTATCCACTGTTTCTTCATTAGTCATAAGAAACTGAATGAACTCTTTTTGGGGATCCCAGTTTGTATCATTTTCTGGCCTAAATTCATCTGTACCTGAGGAAATTCCTGCTAATGTATTGACACAATCATCTTTTACCAATACACCTTCATTACCCTCACCCACCTCTACTTGATTTAGTAAAGTGCTCTCTGACTTCATACTGCTCCCTACTGAATTCGGAACATCACAACCAActaaagcagaggtaggtagtTTTTTAATGGAATGGGCTGTATTCTTAGTATGTGCTACATCTGATAACAAAAACAGAACTTGGTGTTGACTTGCTTTTTGTGGTGCAGACAGCTGAAGATCAGCTGCTGCCTTCAACGTTGAACAAGATTCTGTTGCTGGCTGATCCACAGGCTGTCCAGTGGTTAATGAAACACTACCTTCATTCATATTGGAAGTCTTTGTTAAGGAGGAGCGTGAAACTGGTCCATTAACGACAGCTCCTGTAGGCAAGGTAAAGTTTTCACTAGAAACAGCAGGAGCGCCGGCAGGTATAAACAAAGCAGACTGGCCTCCACTTAAGGCTTTTTCTGATTTATCCTCTGACAATTCTTCAGACAGAGTCAATGAATTGTTTTTCTGAAATGATGTCTGACAATCTTTTGGTTTATGAACTCCACTGTCTTTCTCTGAGATAAAATTGCTGTCATCTTGGAGTTCTTCTTTAGCACCAGTAATATCGGTGTTTATCTTCAAATCATCCATATTGATGGCAAGATCATTTAACACATTTAGtctagaaaatggaaaacaaaaatttagatTTGCATGAAAGACATGCTATTGGAATGTAGGGAGAGTTGGAAGTATACGTTTTCACTGGCTTATCTTTATATTGATGATACTAATAATTTTTTAGGaattagaaaacatttcaaagaaaattgaaccactttaaaaaaattttcaaagcAAATACTGCTTTTTTGagctttctagaaattctgtaTTCTGCACAAACTAGCCAGGGAAATGgagcatgcactcacacacaatataaatgaatgcattacacattgaaagaaaatttaaaatatcatgcATAAATTTATGATAAAATAATTCTCTGGCTTGAACAGACTTCCTAAGTATAGTTACTCTACACAGCAGAAGTGGAACTGTCAACTACTGTATGTAAAGAACTGTTTTTTCACCTGAAAGCTCTTTCCTGGAGGAAAGTAACAAATATTACAGAGTAAATCATTTGATTTGGGTCAAATAGACTATTTGCAATCAACATAAATGGCTTACCTAtgtataaaatagtattttttacttctaaagtattttaaaactgttttgctCTCTAGACAGTGTTCTATCAAAATTTTACCAACTATAAAACTGTTGTATTTGTAAGGTTCTAGTCATTCTTTATTCAAGTTATCATTAATTCTAAGTTACTAATGTTAAAATTAATCAAGTTTTATGCTAAAATTTCATACACTGAGATTTCAAATTCTAGGCATTCCCTAAAAGCAATTATACCATTTATAATCTGATAGAAGTGCAGAGGCCTAAAACTTTTTTACAATGAAATGTCACAAATACTTTGTTTCATACATAATGTAGATGAACATGGCAAAGTGCTTTTGATCATATATTGAGTTGTTATAAGAAGACAGAGCAGAACTTTAAGAGAAAAGAGCatggctgagagacagagagtcacaTGTGGCTATGGTTACTCCCCTACATCACTGGGCACTCTTCCACACCGCTCTTTGAGAAGTGGACACAATGTACCAGAATTGCTTGTCTTGAACTCCTAAGGGCAGGGACACAACCTGGTCACCACCATGTTTCACAGAACCACATGGCAAAGGCGCTAGGCAGTGTCTGTTAAATAAAGGACTAAGTGTTGAATAAGTAAAAATGCAACtgcaaaatcaaaacccaaagaaaACTAGCTTTCTTTCTATGAAATCTAGACATGTAATTCGAATACAAGTCCTACCATGGTTCAGCACCTGTGACACGGCCTAAAACCTAACTCCAGTAGGAAGGAAGCAGCCACGAGAGACGGAAGGAAGCACGGCCCGGTGGCCGAGCACACACTTCCTAAGCACTTGCTCTGCGCCAGGCACAGCTGTGCTGAGAACACAGTAAACAAGACAGCCTTGGCTTCTCATCTgcagataaaaataaacccttcACATTATCTTTGCGGTATTTTAAAACTGTACAGTGAACAATACTATTTTAAGACAGCGGGGCTCTAAAATTCAATCCAGAAATTAAGATGTTTGGAGTGATTTTCAGATGGAGTataaatttcatgttttataaaACATTAACTCCAGCACAAGAATAAAGGATTTGTAATAACTGTCTCATTTCATAACTTACAAAACACATCATTCTTTCAACAAAATGCTTAATAAATGCATCAAAGATTACAAACAAATATCATAAAAGATCTTTCTTTGGCATTGTTTATACCAACAATCATTATTCCTTCTCTCACACATTTTAGAATTCTGCTTTGAAACTGGCAAACttccacagtaataaaaatagactTCCAATAAGATCATATTCAATGATATCACCCCAAAATGGTGCTAATGCAGCACCCAGCAGGCGTCTACATCACAAACACAGAAGTTAAACACAGCAGCACACCAACGTGTGTGAGGAGAGGGCACAAATGTCAAAGAAAAGGGAGGCTGGTGCTGTCCTGTCCCCGTCCCGGGATTTCTTTCCCACTGAGTCCAGGAGAAAAGTAAAATGCCGCAATATTAACAACCACCTCATACATCTGTGATGAATGACAGTTTTTTAACTAGCCTGGAAgacactttctgtttctatttattataatctcagaagTAGACAAATATATGCTCAGTCAATCTGAAGCCTGTATTAGCTTTTCTCAACAGGAAGCAGCGTTGCTAACGAAGTGGTAAATTCAGTGTTAATGAGTGGCTTCACTGTTACCACCTCAGAGGTAAAGCCTTCCATGTTCTGTGTTCCACCCATCTGTTCTGGTGTTAGAGGTTCAAGGATGGAACAGACGCTTTCCATTTAAAGCAACTTCATTGGTACCCCCTTAACAGCAGGGTGACAAACCATGAGAATATCACGTCGTTTTGGAGGCTGCATCCCTGTTACCAGAATGGCTTAATAAGATCTTCTAACTTCACATTTGGACGACGCCAAACCATTTTGCTCAAAGACGTAGGAAGAGTACATTTGTAAAACATAACTGATCCACAAGACATTTCtagtaaagaaaggaaaactgaattACACTGCTAAAACATAAAATCAGGTCTTTACCAGTCAGTTTTTCTTTATGTCCACATAATGAAATGTGGCTTAACTAGCTACAATAGCTGTATTTATGAACAACtaacatttggggggggggggtaatctTCATAATATATTCTGACTATAAAATGCTTCAAGTATTTTATACCATTTTCAGGGCCCAGTGACACACGACGCATCATTAGATCCCGTGGCACTGAAGGAAGGATCTGTAATCGTGACATCTATtcccttgaattcacagaggagTGTGTTCATCCAGGTAAGAAGGCATTTGACCTATCAACTAATTTGACACCTTTCCAAACACTTTTCCACTACCTTTATGTGGACAAACACATACAGCCGAGCCACTGTACCAGGATATtacaaacaaagaagaaacacatctAGAGATAagcattatttattaaatttaaggaAACTAATTGGTGctaggtggctcagtggacaagagcactgactattcttccagaggatctgggttcaagttccagcacccacatggcatctcacaactgtccgtgactccagttccaggggatctgactcccttacacagagaaacaagcacacaaaaaccaatgtgcataaaataaaaataaatgtatcattaaaaatgtttaaaaaataaaaataaaggaagctaACATTTAAAACATACTATAATGGTATAATATTGAAAAGATTTCAGTGTTTAAGAGAACTTGAATTTGATGAATTCAAAGTACTCCTTGGGACTCTTTAAATAATGTTTAGATGGCACTACTAAAATCCTTCTATAATCACTGAATCACAGAATCTTCCTCTTAACTGAATCTAAATATGTTCTTTAAACAATtcatacacttttttttaaagctacaaaTGGGGGTTTAAAATCTACATGAAACGTATTTCAGTTTCTAGAGAAGCATAATGAGTTCTCCAGCTGTAACTGCCTCTAGTTATACTGTGAGCACTAAAAAGTACAGAGGTCAGATCTGTCTTCAAGATGACAGATCATCACTTATATGCCTCAAGCTAGTCTTATTGTCTCAGAAATCTCAAACATCAGTATTTTTGCAAACTATCAGCACTTGCTATAACACCCTCACTACACTACATCTTGAGGTTACTACAGAAGAAATGAGGTGATAATTGCATATTAACATAATTATTCTGTAATCCCTCTGAGCAAGCTTCCTAGGTCACTCAGTAATTCAGATTAGATACAACCTTCCTGTCATCAAATCTATGTTGTCCACTTTCTGTTCATGAATAATTCTTTTTTGATAAAAATTAgcttaatttcattcttttatgtacattattaattgtatttattgCAAGTAGGTTAACATTTTGTGGGTACTTATTACATAATGCCAACCTTTGTCATATAGTATA
Coding sequences:
- the Znf644 gene encoding zinc finger protein 644 isoform X6; translated protein: MKLFLHRDVNKPKFRLNVLNDLAINMDDLKINTDITGAKEELQDDSNFISEKDSGVHKPKDCQTSFQKNNSLTLSEELSEDKSEKALSGGQSALFIPAGAPAVSSENFTLPTGAVVNGPVSRSSLTKTSNMNEGSVSLTTGQPVDQPATESCSTLKAAADLQLSAPQKASQHQVLFLLSDVAHTKNTAHSIKKLPTSALVGCDVPNSVGSSMKSESTLLNQVEVGEGNEGVLVKDDCVNTLAGISSGTDEFRPENDTNWDPQKEFIQFLMTNEETVDKPPVLPKVVGLEKKRKRKMDVSKITRYTEGGFSDSNRVPNKSKVLEVDFLGQNEEGQAIDSQKYTLSKVKPESADEDLESVDTFQHLVYNSDKCGEDNSPAHTRTLISNTLKKKCEESDCESPAAFSPEEPSFYPCTKCNVNFREKKHLHRHMMYHLDGNSHFRHLNVPRPYACRECGRTFRDRNSLLKHMIIHQERRQKLMEEIRELKELQDEGRSARLQCPQCVFGTNCPKTFVQHAKTHEKDKRYYCCEECNFMAVTENELECHRGIAHGAAVKCPIVSSDVTQRKTQKKTLMKDSVTGSSKKSATYLCKMCPFTTSARSILKKHMEYLHSPSCVDSLNPLGLDKRKSDILEESVDVDCTKPLVKQQSATFPKNSALKQDVKRTFSSSSQSSNLSKFHKRPHRIQKARKSIAQSGVNACNQNSSPHKNVTVKSSTDQKPKYFHQAAKEKSNARANSSYLYRHKYENYRMIKKSDPHNPDTKRPDHKRVAVKRVVKASKKESSGGEDLDSYPDFLHKMTVVVLQKLNSAEKKDSYETEDDSSWDNVELGDYTTQAMEGEAYSGLSQEHVNLLPLFKSKMESQGPGDSAALSYNQNDGFYFEYYEDGGTNSFLHEIHDPQHLENAETPLSKHNSVFHWTDLSLEKKSCPYCPATFETGVGLSNHVRGHLHRAGLSYEARHVVSPEQIATSDKMQHFKRTGAATPVKRVRKAVEKAETASEHTCQLCGGWFDTKIGLSNHVRGHLKRLGKTKWDAHKSPICVLNEMMQNEEKYEKILKALNSRRIIPRPFVAQKLTSGDDFLSQNVLPLDEYRNGLKTEALSVSASEEEGLSFLNECDETKPELPSGKKNQSLTLIELLRNKRMGEERNSALSPQKIHNQTARKRFVQKCVLPLHEDSPLMYQPQKMDLTMHSALDCKQKKSRSRSGSKKKMLTLPHGADEVYILRCRFCGLVFRGPLSVQEDWIKHLQRHIVNANLPRTGAGMVEVTSLLKKPASITETSFSLLMAEAAS
- the Znf644 gene encoding zinc finger protein 644 isoform X4 gives rise to the protein MDDLKINTDITGAKEELQDDSNFISEKDSGVHKPKDCQTSFQKNNSLTLSEELSEDKSEKALSGGQSALFIPAGAPAVSSENFTLPTGAVVNGPVSRSSLTKTSNMNEGSVSLTTGQPVDQPATESCSTLKAAADLQLSAPQKASQHQVLFLLSDVAHTKNTAHSIKKLPTSALVGCDVPNSVGSSMKSESTLLNQVEVGEGNEGVLVKDDCVNTLAGISSGTDEFRPENDTNWDPQKEFIQFLMTNEETVDKPPVLPKVVGLEKKRKRKMDVSKITRYTEGGFSDSNRVPNKSKVLEVDFLGQNEEGQAIDSQKYTLSKVKPESADEDLESVDTFQHLVYNSDKCGEDNSPAHTRTLISNTLKKKCEESDCESPAAFSPEEPSFYPCTKCNVNFREKKHLHRHMMYHLDGNSHFRHLNVPRPYACRECGRTFRDRNSLLKHMIIHQERRQKLMEEIRELKELQDEGRSARLQCPQCVFGTNCPKTFVQHAKTHEKDKRYYCCEECNFMAVTENELECHRGIAHGAAVKCPIVSSDVTQRKTQKKTLMKDSVTGSSKKSATYLCKMCPFTTSARSILKKHMEYLHSPSCVDSLNPLGLDKRKSDILEESVDVDCTKPLVKQQSATFPKNSALKQDVKRTFSSSSQSSNLSKFHKRPHRIQKARKSIAQSGVNACNQNSSPHKNVTVKSSTDQKPKYFHQAAKEKSNARANSSYLYRHKYENYRMIKKSGESYPLPFKKEVNSLNSLHLFSSSSNSHNNFISDPHNPDTKRPDHKRVAVKRVVKASKKESSGGEDLDSYPDFLHKMTVVVLQKLNSAEKKDSYETEDDSSWDNVELGDYTTQAMEGEAYSGLSQEHVNLLPLFKSKMESQGPGDSAALSYNQNDGFYFEYYEDGGTNSFLHEIHDPQHLENAETPLSKHNSVFHWTDLSLEKKSCPYCPATFETGVGLSNHVRGHLHRAGLSYEARHVVSPEQIATSDKMQHFKRTGAATPVKRVRKAVEKAETASEHTCQLCGGWFDTKIGLSNHVRGHLKRLGKTKWDAHKSPICVLNEMMQNEEKYEKILKALNSRRIIPRPFVAQKLTSGDDFLSQNVLPLDEYRNGLKTEALSVSASEEEGLSFLNECDETKPELPSGKKNQSLTLIELLRNKRMGEERNSALSPQKIHNQTARKRFVQKCVLPLHEDSPLMYQPQKMDLTMHSGVPVKLRTCVHCTTTFTSAVSLSNHFRACARRKSAGLVPGTALDCKQKKSRSRSGSKKKMLTLPHGADEVYILRCRFCGLVFRGPLSVQEDWIKHLQRHIVNANLPRTGAGMVEVTSLLKKPASITETSFSLLMAEAAS